One segment of Brassica napus cultivar Da-Ae chromosome C3, Da-Ae, whole genome shotgun sequence DNA contains the following:
- the LOC106358152 gene encoding probable polygalacturonase — protein sequence MKMPVALVWLLAFTNILLIRGESNDAICKDHFKLDPRPHSVSILEFGAVGDGNYLNTLAFQNAIFYLKSFADKGGAQLYVPPGKWLTGSFNLTSHLTLFLEKGATILASPDQSHWDTVSSLPSYGRGKRYRSLINGDNLLDVVITGDNGTFDGQGAVWWEWFESGTLNYSRPHIIELVSSKNILISNLTFLNAPSVNIHPVYCSHVHIRKVLIETTVDSPYVLGVVPDSSDNVCIEDSTINVGHDTISLKSGWDQYGINYNRPTTNVHIRNLSLKSPTGAAISFGSEMSGGISDVTVELLTIQSSHVGVAFRTTRGRGGYIRNITISGVILSRVDTAIVADGHTGSHADDKYDRDALPVVTHVLMRNFTGEGIGLAGKFTGIGESPFTSICLSDIHLQTSSESWVCSNVSGFSDDVTPEPCQELMSSPSSCFAGGGIYGGDTAARAYYSW from the exons GTGGCATTGGTCTGGCTACTGGCATTCACCAATATATTATTGATCAGAGGAGAAAGCAATGATGCCATATGCAAGGATCATTTCAAGTTAGACCCTAGACCTCACAGCGTTTCCATCCTCGAGTTTGGAGCCGTTGGAGACGGCAATTATCTGAACACGCTTGCTTTCCAGAACGCTATTTTCTACCTCAAGTCCTTCGCAGATAAAGGCGGTGCTCAGCTTTACGTCCCACCAGGGAAATGGCTCACGGGAAGCTTCAATCTCACCAGCCATCTCACTCTCTTCTTGGAGAAAGGAGCAACCATTCTTGCATCGCCG GACCAATCGCACTGGGACACTGTCAGTTCTCTACCGTCATATGGTCGTGGAAAGAGGTACAGAAGTTTGATCAACGGAGACAATCTACTAGACGTAGTCATCACCg GTGATAACGGAACATTTGATGGTCAGGGTGCAGTTTGGTGGGAGTGGTTTGAGTCGGGAACCTTGAACTATAGCCGACCTCATATCATCGAATTAGTCTCATCCAAAAACATCCTTATATCCAATCTAACCTTCTTGAACGCACCTTCTGTCAACATACACCCTGTTTATTGCAGTCATGTTCATATCCGAAAAGTTTTGATCGAAACAACCGTTGATTCTCCGTACGTTCTTGGAGTTGTCCCAG ATTCTTCGGACAATGTTTGTATCGAAGACTCAACCATCAACGTTGGCCACGATACGATCTCTCTCAAAAGTGGCTGGGACCAGTACGGTATAAACTACAACCGTCCAACCACCAACGTCCATATTCGTAACCTCAGCTTAAAATCTCCCACAGGCGCCGCCATCTCCTTCGGGAGCGAGATGTCAGGAGGAATCTCCGACGTGACCGTGGAGCTTCTCACCATACAAAGCTCACACGTAGGCGTAGCGTTCAGAACCACCAGAGGCAGAGGAGGGTATATACGTAATATCACAATCTCTGGCGTTATTCTCTCACGTGTAGACACAGCCATCGTAGCAGACGGACACACCGGGTCCCATGCGGATGATAAGTACGACCGGGACGCGCTCCCAGTCGTGACACATGTCCTCATGCGGAATTTTACCGGGGAAGGTATAGGATTGGCCGGGAAGTTCACCGGAATCGGAGAGTCTCCGTTCACGTCCATCTGTCTCTCGGATATTCATTTACAAACGAGTTCAGAATCTTGGGTATGCTCCAACGTCTCTGGATTCTCGGACGACGTAACGCCTGAGCCTTGTCAAGAGCTCATGAGTTCTCCCTCGTCTTGTTTCGCCGGTGGTGGGATATACGGTGGGGATACGGCGGCTCGGGCCTACTACAGTTGGTAA